A stretch of the Agelaius phoeniceus isolate bAgePho1 chromosome 1, bAgePho1.hap1, whole genome shotgun sequence genome encodes the following:
- the WWP1 gene encoding NEDD4-like E3 ubiquitin-protein ligase WWP1 isoform X3, with amino-acid sequence MATASPRSDTSHSCNGRLQMQVTVSSAKLKRKKNWFGTTFYTELTADGEIKKTAKSSSSSNPKWDEQLTVHVTPQTTLEFRVWSHHTLKADALLGRATVDLRQALEVHNRKLEKVKEQLKLSLENKSGMVQTGELTVVLDGLVVEQESLTNLSSSATIEVQQNGEAVHENRDASARSSSRSACDISNGIDNQVPSSSVIQNTFCVEAVNGDSTSSPNHVAARPKNTPVPKPLEAQPVNSTVNGESSASAPEAGNSSVSEAPTGSDEAPVSSADCTNDTAEPQSAAEAASCSESHTAALPVVSAELEPAAATECAQPNARNSAAADAAKPRESSSTPSASAEPVRQQPGSASTEPLPPGWEQRKDPHGRTYYVDHNTRTTTWERPQPLPPGWERRVDDRGRVYYVDHNTRTTTWQRPTMESVRNFEQWQSQRNQLQGAMQQFNQRYLYSASMLSAENDPLGPLPPGWERRVDSNDRVYFVNHNTKTTQWEDPRTQGLQNEDPLPEGWEIRYTREGVRYFVDHNTRTTTFNDPRTGKSSVNKGPQIAYERSFRWKLAHFRYLCQSNALPSHVKINVSRQTLFEDSFQQIMALKPYDLRRRLYVIFRGEEGLDYGGLAREWFFLLSHEVLNPMYCLFEYAGKSNYCLQINPASTINPDHLSYFCFIGRFIAMALFHGKFIDTGFSLPFYKRMLSKKLTIKDLESIDTEFYNSLIWIRDNNIEECNLEMYFCVDMELLGKVTSHELKSGGSNILVTEENKEEYIGLMAEWRFSRGVREQTKAFLDGFNEVVPLQWLHYFDEKELEFVKETDNEVRMRLLQFVTGTCRLPLGGFAELMGSNGPQKFCIEKVGKETWLPRSHTCFNRLDLPPYKSYEQLKEKLLFAIEETEGFGQE; translated from the exons ATGGCCACAGCCTCACCAAGATCTGATACAAGTCACAGCTGTAATGGAAGATTGCAGATGCAAGTAACAG TTTCTAGTGCCAAACTGAAACGGAAAAAGAATTGGTTTGGAACAACTTTCTACACGGAATTAACCGCAGATGGAGAAATtaagaaaacagcaaaatcaAGTAGTTCTTCAAATCCCAAATGGGATGAGCAGCTGACAGT GCATGTGACTCCACAGACTACGCTGGAATTTAGAGTGTGGAGCCATCACACTTTAAAGGCAGATGCTTTATTAGGAAGAGCCACTGTAGACTTGAGACAAGCTTTGGAAGTACACAATAGAAAAT TGGAGAAGGTGAAAGAACAATTGAAACTGTCTTTGGAAAACAAGAGTGGCATGGTGCAAACAGGTGAACTGACTGTTGTGCTAGATGGTTTGGTTGTTGAACAAGAATCTCTTACAAATCTCAGTTCATCAGCAACCA TAGAAGTTCAGCAAAATGGCGAGGCTGTACATGAAAACAGAGATGCTTCAGCAAGAAGTTCATCCAG ATCTGCTTGTGACATTTCTAATGGGATAGACAATCAAGTACCTTCCAGCTCTGTAATACAGAATACGTTCTGTGTGGAAGCTGTTAATGGAGACAGCACATCATCTCCTAATCATGTTGCAGCCAGACCCAAAAATACACCAGTACCAAAACCACTTGAAGCTCAGCCTGTCAACAGCACTG TTAATGGCGAGTCATCTGCCTCTGCACCTGAAGCTGGCAATTCCTCTGTCTCCGAGGCTCCGACGGGTTCAGATGAAGCTCCTGTGTCTTCAGCAGATTGCACTAATGATACAGCAGAACCTCagtcagcagcagaagcagctagTTGTTCTGAAAGCCACACTGCTGCATTACCTGTTGTGTCTGCTGAGCTAGaacctgcagctgccacagagTGTGCTCAGCCTAATGCTCGGAACAGCGCAGCAGCAGATGCGGCAAAGCCGAGGGAATCCTCCTCCACGCCAAGTGCGTCTGCAGAACCTGTAAGACAGCAGCCTGGTAGTGCCAGTACAGAACCTTTGCCACCTGG GTGGGAGCAAAGAAAAGATCCTCATGGTAGAACCTATTATGTTGATCACAACACACGAACTACAACATGGGAAAGACCACAGCCCTTACCTCCTGG CTGGGAAAGGAGAGTTGATGATCGTGGGAGAGTTTACTATGTGGACCACAACACCAGAACGACAACGTGGCAGCGACCAACAATGGAGTCAGTGAGGAACTTTGAGCAATGGCAATCGCAACGGAATCAACTGCAGGGAGCTATGCAACAATTCAACCAACGATACCTCTATTCG GCTTCGATGTTGTCAGCAGAAAATGATCCACTTGGGCCTTTACCACCAGGTTGGG aaAGAAGAGTGGATTCAAATGATAGGGTGTATTTTGTAAATCATAACACAAAGACAACACAGTGGGAGGACCCTCGAACTCAAGG TTTACAAAATGAAGACCCTCTTCCAGAGGGCTGGGAAATCAGATACACCAGAGAAGGTGTCAGATATTTTGTTGATCACAATACAAGAACCACCACCTTCAATGATCCTCGTACTGGGAAATCTTCTGT AAATAAAGGGCCACAGATTGCTTATGAGCGTAGCTTTAGGTGGAAACTTGCTCATTTCCGTTACTTGTGTCAG TCAAATGCACTGCCAAGTCATGTGAAAATCAATGTATCCAGACAGACTTTGTTTGAGGATTCCTTCCAGCAA attaTGGCATTAAAGCCCTATGATTTGAGGAGAAGATTATATGTTATATTTAGAGGAGAAGAAGGATTGGATTATGGTGGCTTGGCAAG agaatggtttttcttgctttcccaTGAAGTACTGAACCCTATGTACTGCCTATTTGAATATGCTGGCAAGAGCAACTATTGCCTGCAGATAAATCCAGCATCAACAATCAATCCTGACCATCTTTCATATTTCTGTTTCATTGGGCGCTTTATTGCCATG GCATTGTTTCATGGGAAATTTATTGACACTggtttttctctgcctttctaCAAACGAATGCTGAGCAAAAAGCTTACTATTAAAGACCTGGAATCTATTGATACTGAATTTTACAACTCCCTAATTTGGATAAG GGATAATAACATTGAGGAGTGTAACTTGGAAATGTACTTCTGTGTGGATATGGAGCTCTTAGGGAAAGTAACCTCACATGAACTGAAATCAGGAGGTTCAAATATCTTGGTAACTGAGGAGAACAAAGAAGAATATATTGG GCTAATGGCAGAGTGGCGATTTTCTCGGGGAGTTAGAGAACAAACCAAAGCTTTCCTTGATGGTTTTAATGAAGTAGTTCCTCTACAATGGCTACATTATTTTGATGAAAAGGAACTGGAG
- the WWP1 gene encoding NEDD4-like E3 ubiquitin-protein ligase WWP1 isoform X6 has protein sequence MATASPRSDTSHSCNGRLQMQVTVSSAKLKRKKNWFGTTFYTELTADGEIKKTAKSSSSSNPKWDEQLTVHVTPQTTLEFRVWSHHTLKADALLGRATVDLRQALEVHNRKLEKVKEQLKLSLENKSGMVQTGELTVVLDGLVVEQESLTNLSSSATIEVQQNGEAVHENRDASARSSSRSACDISNGIDNQVPSSSVIQNTFCVEAVNGDSTSSPNHVAARPKNTPVPKPLEAQPVNSTVNGESSASAPEAGNSSVSEAPTGSDEAPVSSADCTNDTAEPQSAAEAASCSESHTAALPVVSAELEPAAATECAQPNARNSAAADAAKPRESSSTPSASAEPVRQQPGSASTEPLPPGWEQRKDPHGRTYYVDHNTRTTTWERPQPLPPGWERRVDDRGRVYYVDHNTRTTTWQRPTMESVRNFEQWQSQRNQLQGAMQQFNQRYLYSASMLSAENDPLGPLPPGWERRVDSNDRVYFVNHNTKTTQWEDPRTQGLQNEDPLPEGWEIRYTREGVRYFVDHNTRTTTFNDPRTGKSSVNKGPQIAYERSFRWKLAHFRYLCQSNALPSHVKINVSRQTLFEDSFQQIMALKPYDLRRRLYVIFRGEEGLDYGGLAREWFFLLSHEVLNPMYCLFEYAGKSNYCLQINPASTINPDHLSYFCFIGRFIAMALFHGKFIDTGFSLPFYKRMLSKKLTIKDLESIDTEFYNSLIWIRDNNIEECNLEMYFCVDMELLGKVTSHELKSGGSNILVTEENKEEYIG, from the exons ATGGCCACAGCCTCACCAAGATCTGATACAAGTCACAGCTGTAATGGAAGATTGCAGATGCAAGTAACAG TTTCTAGTGCCAAACTGAAACGGAAAAAGAATTGGTTTGGAACAACTTTCTACACGGAATTAACCGCAGATGGAGAAATtaagaaaacagcaaaatcaAGTAGTTCTTCAAATCCCAAATGGGATGAGCAGCTGACAGT GCATGTGACTCCACAGACTACGCTGGAATTTAGAGTGTGGAGCCATCACACTTTAAAGGCAGATGCTTTATTAGGAAGAGCCACTGTAGACTTGAGACAAGCTTTGGAAGTACACAATAGAAAAT TGGAGAAGGTGAAAGAACAATTGAAACTGTCTTTGGAAAACAAGAGTGGCATGGTGCAAACAGGTGAACTGACTGTTGTGCTAGATGGTTTGGTTGTTGAACAAGAATCTCTTACAAATCTCAGTTCATCAGCAACCA TAGAAGTTCAGCAAAATGGCGAGGCTGTACATGAAAACAGAGATGCTTCAGCAAGAAGTTCATCCAG ATCTGCTTGTGACATTTCTAATGGGATAGACAATCAAGTACCTTCCAGCTCTGTAATACAGAATACGTTCTGTGTGGAAGCTGTTAATGGAGACAGCACATCATCTCCTAATCATGTTGCAGCCAGACCCAAAAATACACCAGTACCAAAACCACTTGAAGCTCAGCCTGTCAACAGCACTG TTAATGGCGAGTCATCTGCCTCTGCACCTGAAGCTGGCAATTCCTCTGTCTCCGAGGCTCCGACGGGTTCAGATGAAGCTCCTGTGTCTTCAGCAGATTGCACTAATGATACAGCAGAACCTCagtcagcagcagaagcagctagTTGTTCTGAAAGCCACACTGCTGCATTACCTGTTGTGTCTGCTGAGCTAGaacctgcagctgccacagagTGTGCTCAGCCTAATGCTCGGAACAGCGCAGCAGCAGATGCGGCAAAGCCGAGGGAATCCTCCTCCACGCCAAGTGCGTCTGCAGAACCTGTAAGACAGCAGCCTGGTAGTGCCAGTACAGAACCTTTGCCACCTGG GTGGGAGCAAAGAAAAGATCCTCATGGTAGAACCTATTATGTTGATCACAACACACGAACTACAACATGGGAAAGACCACAGCCCTTACCTCCTGG CTGGGAAAGGAGAGTTGATGATCGTGGGAGAGTTTACTATGTGGACCACAACACCAGAACGACAACGTGGCAGCGACCAACAATGGAGTCAGTGAGGAACTTTGAGCAATGGCAATCGCAACGGAATCAACTGCAGGGAGCTATGCAACAATTCAACCAACGATACCTCTATTCG GCTTCGATGTTGTCAGCAGAAAATGATCCACTTGGGCCTTTACCACCAGGTTGGG aaAGAAGAGTGGATTCAAATGATAGGGTGTATTTTGTAAATCATAACACAAAGACAACACAGTGGGAGGACCCTCGAACTCAAGG TTTACAAAATGAAGACCCTCTTCCAGAGGGCTGGGAAATCAGATACACCAGAGAAGGTGTCAGATATTTTGTTGATCACAATACAAGAACCACCACCTTCAATGATCCTCGTACTGGGAAATCTTCTGT AAATAAAGGGCCACAGATTGCTTATGAGCGTAGCTTTAGGTGGAAACTTGCTCATTTCCGTTACTTGTGTCAG TCAAATGCACTGCCAAGTCATGTGAAAATCAATGTATCCAGACAGACTTTGTTTGAGGATTCCTTCCAGCAA attaTGGCATTAAAGCCCTATGATTTGAGGAGAAGATTATATGTTATATTTAGAGGAGAAGAAGGATTGGATTATGGTGGCTTGGCAAG agaatggtttttcttgctttcccaTGAAGTACTGAACCCTATGTACTGCCTATTTGAATATGCTGGCAAGAGCAACTATTGCCTGCAGATAAATCCAGCATCAACAATCAATCCTGACCATCTTTCATATTTCTGTTTCATTGGGCGCTTTATTGCCATG GCATTGTTTCATGGGAAATTTATTGACACTggtttttctctgcctttctaCAAACGAATGCTGAGCAAAAAGCTTACTATTAAAGACCTGGAATCTATTGATACTGAATTTTACAACTCCCTAATTTGGATAAG GGATAATAACATTGAGGAGTGTAACTTGGAAATGTACTTCTGTGTGGATATGGAGCTCTTAGGGAAAGTAACCTCACATGAACTGAAATCAGGAGGTTCAAATATCTTGGTAACTGAGGAGAACAAAGAAGAATATATTGGGTAA
- the WWP1 gene encoding NEDD4-like E3 ubiquitin-protein ligase WWP1 isoform X2, with protein MATASPRSDTSHSCNGRLQMQVTVSSAKLKRKKNWFGTTFYTELTADGEIKKTAKSSSSSNPKWDEQLTVHVTPQTTLEFRVWSHHTLKADALLGRATVDLRQALEVHNRKLEKVKEQLKLSLENKSGMVQTGELTVVLDGLVVEQESLTNLSSSATKVQQNGEAVHENRDASARSSSRSACDISNGIDNQVPSSSVIQNTFCVEAVNGDSTSSPNHVAARPKNTPVPKPLEAQPVNSTVNGESSASAPEAGNSSVSEAPTGSDEAPVSSADCTNDTAEPQSAAEAASCSESHTAALPVVSAELEPAAATECAQPNARNSAAADAAKPRESSSTPSASAEPVRQQPGSASTEPLPPGWEQRKDPHGRTYYVDHNTRTTTWERPQPLPPGWERRVDDRGRVYYVDHNTRTTTWQRPTMESVRNFEQWQSQRNQLQGAMQQFNQRYLYSASMLSAENDPLGPLPPGWERRVDSNDRVYFVNHNTKTTQWEDPRTQGLQNEDPLPEGWEIRYTREGVRYFVDHNTRTTTFNDPRTGKSSVNKGPQIAYERSFRWKLAHFRYLCQSNALPSHVKINVSRQTLFEDSFQQIMALKPYDLRRRLYVIFRGEEGLDYGGLAREWFFLLSHEVLNPMYCLFEYAGKSNYCLQINPASTINPDHLSYFCFIGRFIAMALFHGKFIDTGFSLPFYKRMLSKKLTIKDLESIDTEFYNSLIWIRDNNIEECNLEMYFCVDMELLGKVTSHELKSGGSNILVTEENKEEYIGLMAEWRFSRGVREQTKAFLDGFNEVVPLQWLHYFDEKELEVMLCGMQEVDLADWQRNTVYRHYTRNSKQIIWFWQFVKETDNEVRMRLLQFVTGTCRLPLGGFAELMGSNGPQKFCIEKVGKETWLPRSHTCFNRLDLPPYKSYEQLKEKLLFAIEETEGFGQE; from the exons ATGGCCACAGCCTCACCAAGATCTGATACAAGTCACAGCTGTAATGGAAGATTGCAGATGCAAGTAACAG TTTCTAGTGCCAAACTGAAACGGAAAAAGAATTGGTTTGGAACAACTTTCTACACGGAATTAACCGCAGATGGAGAAATtaagaaaacagcaaaatcaAGTAGTTCTTCAAATCCCAAATGGGATGAGCAGCTGACAGT GCATGTGACTCCACAGACTACGCTGGAATTTAGAGTGTGGAGCCATCACACTTTAAAGGCAGATGCTTTATTAGGAAGAGCCACTGTAGACTTGAGACAAGCTTTGGAAGTACACAATAGAAAAT TGGAGAAGGTGAAAGAACAATTGAAACTGTCTTTGGAAAACAAGAGTGGCATGGTGCAAACAGGTGAACTGACTGTTGTGCTAGATGGTTTGGTTGTTGAACAAGAATCTCTTACAAATCTCAGTTCATCAGCAACCA AAGTTCAGCAAAATGGCGAGGCTGTACATGAAAACAGAGATGCTTCAGCAAGAAGTTCATCCAG ATCTGCTTGTGACATTTCTAATGGGATAGACAATCAAGTACCTTCCAGCTCTGTAATACAGAATACGTTCTGTGTGGAAGCTGTTAATGGAGACAGCACATCATCTCCTAATCATGTTGCAGCCAGACCCAAAAATACACCAGTACCAAAACCACTTGAAGCTCAGCCTGTCAACAGCACTG TTAATGGCGAGTCATCTGCCTCTGCACCTGAAGCTGGCAATTCCTCTGTCTCCGAGGCTCCGACGGGTTCAGATGAAGCTCCTGTGTCTTCAGCAGATTGCACTAATGATACAGCAGAACCTCagtcagcagcagaagcagctagTTGTTCTGAAAGCCACACTGCTGCATTACCTGTTGTGTCTGCTGAGCTAGaacctgcagctgccacagagTGTGCTCAGCCTAATGCTCGGAACAGCGCAGCAGCAGATGCGGCAAAGCCGAGGGAATCCTCCTCCACGCCAAGTGCGTCTGCAGAACCTGTAAGACAGCAGCCTGGTAGTGCCAGTACAGAACCTTTGCCACCTGG GTGGGAGCAAAGAAAAGATCCTCATGGTAGAACCTATTATGTTGATCACAACACACGAACTACAACATGGGAAAGACCACAGCCCTTACCTCCTGG CTGGGAAAGGAGAGTTGATGATCGTGGGAGAGTTTACTATGTGGACCACAACACCAGAACGACAACGTGGCAGCGACCAACAATGGAGTCAGTGAGGAACTTTGAGCAATGGCAATCGCAACGGAATCAACTGCAGGGAGCTATGCAACAATTCAACCAACGATACCTCTATTCG GCTTCGATGTTGTCAGCAGAAAATGATCCACTTGGGCCTTTACCACCAGGTTGGG aaAGAAGAGTGGATTCAAATGATAGGGTGTATTTTGTAAATCATAACACAAAGACAACACAGTGGGAGGACCCTCGAACTCAAGG TTTACAAAATGAAGACCCTCTTCCAGAGGGCTGGGAAATCAGATACACCAGAGAAGGTGTCAGATATTTTGTTGATCACAATACAAGAACCACCACCTTCAATGATCCTCGTACTGGGAAATCTTCTGT AAATAAAGGGCCACAGATTGCTTATGAGCGTAGCTTTAGGTGGAAACTTGCTCATTTCCGTTACTTGTGTCAG TCAAATGCACTGCCAAGTCATGTGAAAATCAATGTATCCAGACAGACTTTGTTTGAGGATTCCTTCCAGCAA attaTGGCATTAAAGCCCTATGATTTGAGGAGAAGATTATATGTTATATTTAGAGGAGAAGAAGGATTGGATTATGGTGGCTTGGCAAG agaatggtttttcttgctttcccaTGAAGTACTGAACCCTATGTACTGCCTATTTGAATATGCTGGCAAGAGCAACTATTGCCTGCAGATAAATCCAGCATCAACAATCAATCCTGACCATCTTTCATATTTCTGTTTCATTGGGCGCTTTATTGCCATG GCATTGTTTCATGGGAAATTTATTGACACTggtttttctctgcctttctaCAAACGAATGCTGAGCAAAAAGCTTACTATTAAAGACCTGGAATCTATTGATACTGAATTTTACAACTCCCTAATTTGGATAAG GGATAATAACATTGAGGAGTGTAACTTGGAAATGTACTTCTGTGTGGATATGGAGCTCTTAGGGAAAGTAACCTCACATGAACTGAAATCAGGAGGTTCAAATATCTTGGTAACTGAGGAGAACAAAGAAGAATATATTGG GCTAATGGCAGAGTGGCGATTTTCTCGGGGAGTTAGAGAACAAACCAAAGCTTTCCTTGATGGTTTTAATGAAGTAGTTCCTCTACAATGGCTACATTATTTTGATGAAAAGGAACTGGAG GTTATGCTCTGTGGTATGCAAGAAGTAGATTTAGCAGACTGGCAGAGGAACACTGTTTATCGTCATTACACAAGGAATAGCAAGCAGATCATATGGTTCTGGCAG
- the WWP1 gene encoding NEDD4-like E3 ubiquitin-protein ligase WWP1 isoform X1, which yields MATASPRSDTSHSCNGRLQMQVTVSSAKLKRKKNWFGTTFYTELTADGEIKKTAKSSSSSNPKWDEQLTVHVTPQTTLEFRVWSHHTLKADALLGRATVDLRQALEVHNRKLEKVKEQLKLSLENKSGMVQTGELTVVLDGLVVEQESLTNLSSSATIEVQQNGEAVHENRDASARSSSRSACDISNGIDNQVPSSSVIQNTFCVEAVNGDSTSSPNHVAARPKNTPVPKPLEAQPVNSTVNGESSASAPEAGNSSVSEAPTGSDEAPVSSADCTNDTAEPQSAAEAASCSESHTAALPVVSAELEPAAATECAQPNARNSAAADAAKPRESSSTPSASAEPVRQQPGSASTEPLPPGWEQRKDPHGRTYYVDHNTRTTTWERPQPLPPGWERRVDDRGRVYYVDHNTRTTTWQRPTMESVRNFEQWQSQRNQLQGAMQQFNQRYLYSASMLSAENDPLGPLPPGWERRVDSNDRVYFVNHNTKTTQWEDPRTQGLQNEDPLPEGWEIRYTREGVRYFVDHNTRTTTFNDPRTGKSSVNKGPQIAYERSFRWKLAHFRYLCQSNALPSHVKINVSRQTLFEDSFQQIMALKPYDLRRRLYVIFRGEEGLDYGGLAREWFFLLSHEVLNPMYCLFEYAGKSNYCLQINPASTINPDHLSYFCFIGRFIAMALFHGKFIDTGFSLPFYKRMLSKKLTIKDLESIDTEFYNSLIWIRDNNIEECNLEMYFCVDMELLGKVTSHELKSGGSNILVTEENKEEYIGLMAEWRFSRGVREQTKAFLDGFNEVVPLQWLHYFDEKELEVMLCGMQEVDLADWQRNTVYRHYTRNSKQIIWFWQFVKETDNEVRMRLLQFVTGTCRLPLGGFAELMGSNGPQKFCIEKVGKETWLPRSHTCFNRLDLPPYKSYEQLKEKLLFAIEETEGFGQE from the exons ATGGCCACAGCCTCACCAAGATCTGATACAAGTCACAGCTGTAATGGAAGATTGCAGATGCAAGTAACAG TTTCTAGTGCCAAACTGAAACGGAAAAAGAATTGGTTTGGAACAACTTTCTACACGGAATTAACCGCAGATGGAGAAATtaagaaaacagcaaaatcaAGTAGTTCTTCAAATCCCAAATGGGATGAGCAGCTGACAGT GCATGTGACTCCACAGACTACGCTGGAATTTAGAGTGTGGAGCCATCACACTTTAAAGGCAGATGCTTTATTAGGAAGAGCCACTGTAGACTTGAGACAAGCTTTGGAAGTACACAATAGAAAAT TGGAGAAGGTGAAAGAACAATTGAAACTGTCTTTGGAAAACAAGAGTGGCATGGTGCAAACAGGTGAACTGACTGTTGTGCTAGATGGTTTGGTTGTTGAACAAGAATCTCTTACAAATCTCAGTTCATCAGCAACCA TAGAAGTTCAGCAAAATGGCGAGGCTGTACATGAAAACAGAGATGCTTCAGCAAGAAGTTCATCCAG ATCTGCTTGTGACATTTCTAATGGGATAGACAATCAAGTACCTTCCAGCTCTGTAATACAGAATACGTTCTGTGTGGAAGCTGTTAATGGAGACAGCACATCATCTCCTAATCATGTTGCAGCCAGACCCAAAAATACACCAGTACCAAAACCACTTGAAGCTCAGCCTGTCAACAGCACTG TTAATGGCGAGTCATCTGCCTCTGCACCTGAAGCTGGCAATTCCTCTGTCTCCGAGGCTCCGACGGGTTCAGATGAAGCTCCTGTGTCTTCAGCAGATTGCACTAATGATACAGCAGAACCTCagtcagcagcagaagcagctagTTGTTCTGAAAGCCACACTGCTGCATTACCTGTTGTGTCTGCTGAGCTAGaacctgcagctgccacagagTGTGCTCAGCCTAATGCTCGGAACAGCGCAGCAGCAGATGCGGCAAAGCCGAGGGAATCCTCCTCCACGCCAAGTGCGTCTGCAGAACCTGTAAGACAGCAGCCTGGTAGTGCCAGTACAGAACCTTTGCCACCTGG GTGGGAGCAAAGAAAAGATCCTCATGGTAGAACCTATTATGTTGATCACAACACACGAACTACAACATGGGAAAGACCACAGCCCTTACCTCCTGG CTGGGAAAGGAGAGTTGATGATCGTGGGAGAGTTTACTATGTGGACCACAACACCAGAACGACAACGTGGCAGCGACCAACAATGGAGTCAGTGAGGAACTTTGAGCAATGGCAATCGCAACGGAATCAACTGCAGGGAGCTATGCAACAATTCAACCAACGATACCTCTATTCG GCTTCGATGTTGTCAGCAGAAAATGATCCACTTGGGCCTTTACCACCAGGTTGGG aaAGAAGAGTGGATTCAAATGATAGGGTGTATTTTGTAAATCATAACACAAAGACAACACAGTGGGAGGACCCTCGAACTCAAGG TTTACAAAATGAAGACCCTCTTCCAGAGGGCTGGGAAATCAGATACACCAGAGAAGGTGTCAGATATTTTGTTGATCACAATACAAGAACCACCACCTTCAATGATCCTCGTACTGGGAAATCTTCTGT AAATAAAGGGCCACAGATTGCTTATGAGCGTAGCTTTAGGTGGAAACTTGCTCATTTCCGTTACTTGTGTCAG TCAAATGCACTGCCAAGTCATGTGAAAATCAATGTATCCAGACAGACTTTGTTTGAGGATTCCTTCCAGCAA attaTGGCATTAAAGCCCTATGATTTGAGGAGAAGATTATATGTTATATTTAGAGGAGAAGAAGGATTGGATTATGGTGGCTTGGCAAG agaatggtttttcttgctttcccaTGAAGTACTGAACCCTATGTACTGCCTATTTGAATATGCTGGCAAGAGCAACTATTGCCTGCAGATAAATCCAGCATCAACAATCAATCCTGACCATCTTTCATATTTCTGTTTCATTGGGCGCTTTATTGCCATG GCATTGTTTCATGGGAAATTTATTGACACTggtttttctctgcctttctaCAAACGAATGCTGAGCAAAAAGCTTACTATTAAAGACCTGGAATCTATTGATACTGAATTTTACAACTCCCTAATTTGGATAAG GGATAATAACATTGAGGAGTGTAACTTGGAAATGTACTTCTGTGTGGATATGGAGCTCTTAGGGAAAGTAACCTCACATGAACTGAAATCAGGAGGTTCAAATATCTTGGTAACTGAGGAGAACAAAGAAGAATATATTGG GCTAATGGCAGAGTGGCGATTTTCTCGGGGAGTTAGAGAACAAACCAAAGCTTTCCTTGATGGTTTTAATGAAGTAGTTCCTCTACAATGGCTACATTATTTTGATGAAAAGGAACTGGAG GTTATGCTCTGTGGTATGCAAGAAGTAGATTTAGCAGACTGGCAGAGGAACACTGTTTATCGTCATTACACAAGGAATAGCAAGCAGATCATATGGTTCTGGCAG